The Leucothrix mucor DSM 2157 DNA window TTTCTACAAGCTACTCAATCAAATCCAATGCATTGGCGACACCTTGCACTGGAACTGGGAACGTTCTTCAGTGATGCCGTCCATTCGGTTTGCTGAATTAGCCGTGTCTGGCGAATAACGATGTTCTTTTTTGTCGATACACTCAAGCGTCTGCGGACGCTTCGGGTGCTCAAGGAAAATAAGCGATTGTTGCTATTTTTCTTGGGCATTTCGTTATTTTTCGCTGGGTACATGTGGCAGGTCGAAGGCCTGTCGCTGATCGATACCTATTATTTTCTGATTACAACAGCCACTACCGTTGGCTACGGTGATCTCTCGCCTAAAACTGATTTCGGAAAAGTGCTGGTAACCGTGTACATGGTGGTCGGCATTGCCTTGCTGGGTTTATTCCTCGGTAAAGTCACTGAATGGATGGTGGATGTGAGTTCACGCCGCAAAAAAGGATTACTACGCATGAAAGGTCAGGTTGATTTGATCATTGCCGGCTACCCCAGCGATGACAAGGTACACACTATTATTACCGAGCTGCGTAATGATGACCGCTATCGCGAGGCTCGCATCGTGTGTGTCAATAATCAGCTGGAAGAGGCGCCGCCTTGGATGGCTCCCTTGCAAGTGGGCTTTGTACGCGGTGCGGCTTCAGAAGGGCAGGTGCTAAAAGCTTGCGGGATTGATACGGCGCACACGGTACTCATTCTGGCTAATGATCCTGCGCTGGTAGAGTCAGATGATCACTCTGCGTCGATCTGCGCGGTAGTGGAGCGTATGCATCCTGAGATTCGTACCATTATTGAAAAAGTGCGTAAGGATACCTTGCTGTTCGATGTGGTGAATACCGACACAGTAGTGGATGTGGCTTCGCCTAGTGTATTAGCTCAGGAAGTTCTGGATGCGGGTGCGATCGAGTTGCAGAATGCGATTTTCTCCACCCATACCGAAGGCACTCAATATAATTACCACTATACGGGTGAGGATACGACTTGGTCGGCAATTGCTTTAGCGCTATTGGATCATGATGCGATTCCGGAGGGGTTTAAGAACCCTGGCGATCGTCATTTTAAATTATTGCCAAAGCGCGCTGATGTGATTAATAGCCAAGCGTTGATCAAGTATCGTGGCACCCGTTTATTGGATGAACTGGTTATTTAGACCTATTATGCAAATAAATTAAAAAAAGACTTGCGCAGTCGGAAGACCATCCCTATAATGCGCACTTCTTCTGGTGCGGGATGGAGCAGCCAGGCAGCTCGTCGGGCTCATAACCCGAAGGTCGTAGGTTCGAATCCTACTCCCGCTACCAATTTTACAGAAGAATTTTTACCCCTTCCCCAGCTAATCTAATTAGCGATTCTAAATATTTACCTCATAGTAGTTTCTATTATCTAAGTTTGTTGTATGCTATTGCTTATGGCGTCGGATAATTTTGCTGCGAACGAAACCAATCCCATTACGTCTGGTCATAAAGTTTACAGGTCTGGTTTTAAATTAACCTGCGCTTAAACCCGTTTGATGCTCTACCGTCTGTCAGAATTTGTTTGTTTATTATACTTCTGTGACGCTATATGGAGGTCGTACCTCTAATCAGTATTTCGTGTAATTCAGCGACTCAGACGCTATATAAAACAACAAGCACGGTCATTAATCTAAAGAGGTCTCTCCCAACACTGGGTCCGTGATTCGTTAATCGCGAGTCATATAAGGCCAAACTATAAAAAGAAACGCTAGTCTAAAATTTGGTGGTAAATAACATGAGTATTTTTGATCATTATCAATCACGTTACGAGTCTTTAAAGGAAGAAGAGTATTCACTACAGGAGTATCTTGACCTGTGTAAGAGTGAACCCTTAACTTATGCCACCGCTGCCGAGCGCATGCTTAAAGCGATTGGCGAGCCAGAGGTTATCGATACCGCGAAGGATCCGCGTCTCAGTCGGATTTTCATGAACAAAATCATTCACCGTTATCCTGCCTTTGAAGATTTCTACGGCATGGAGGATAGCATTGAGCAGATTGTGTCTTTCTTCCGTCATGCGGCTCAAGGCCTTGAAGAAAACAAGCAGGTGCTTTATCTCCTGGGCCCGGTGGGTGGTGGTAAGTCCTCGCTGGCAGAAGCACTTAAAGCACTAATGCAAAAGCAACCCATTTACTGCATTAAAGGCTCTCCCATTAATGAATCACCTCTCGGCCTGTTTGGCGATGAAGATGCGGTGATTCTGGAAGAAGACTACGGCATTCCAAAGCGTTACCTCAATACCATTATGTCGCCATGGGCCTCTAAGCGCCTGAAAGAGTTTGGCGGTGATATTAGCCAGTTCCGCGTAGTACGCCGTTATCCTTCAACGCTGAATCAAATTGCGATTTCCAAGACTGAACCGGGTGATGAGAACAATCAGGATATTTCATCGCTGGTCGGTAAAGTTGATATCCGCAAACTGGAAGATTTTCCACAACACGATACCGATGCCTATAGCTATTCTGGTGGTCTCTCGCTAGCCAACCAAGGCTTGATGGAGTTCGTGGAGATGTTTAAGGCGCCGATCAAAGTGCTGCACCCATTACTGACGGCCACTCAGGAAGGTAACTACAACGGAACTGAAAGCATTGGTGCGATCCCCTTTGATGGTGTAATTTTGGCTCACTCCAATGAGTCGGAATGGCAGACCTTTAAGAATGACCGCAACAATGAAGCGTTTATTGACCGTGTTTCCATTGTCAAAGTGCCTTACTGCCTGCGGGTAAGTGAGGAGATTAAGATTTATGAAAAGCTCATGCAGCACAGCTCGCTGTTTGAAGCACCATGCGCACCCGATACGCTAAAAATGTTGGCTGAGTTCTCGATTCTGTCACGCTTAAAAGTGCCTGAGAATTCCAGCATTTATTCTAAGATGCGCATCTATGATGGCGAGACGTTAAAAGATGTCGACCCTAAAGCCAAAACCATGCAGGAATACCGCGATGCCGCGGGCATGGATGAGGGTATGAGCGGAATCTCAACCCGTTTCGCCTTTAAGATTCTCTCTAAAGTGTTTAACTTTGACTCCACTGAGATTGCGGCCAACCCAGTTCACTTGATGTATGTGCTGGAGCGCCAGATTGAGCGCGAGCAGTTTAGCGAGGAAGTTCAAGACCGCTACATGGGCTACATCAAAGAGTACCTCAGCCCACGTTATGTCATCTTTATTGGTAAAGAGATTCAGACGGCTTATCTGGAGTCGTACTCTGAGTATGGCCAAAACTTGTTTGATCGTTATGTTACTTATGCTGATTTCTGGATTCAGGATCAGGAATTCCGTGACCCTGAAACCGGCGAAATTCTGGATCGTACGTCATTGAATACCGATCTTGAGAAGATTGAGAAAGCAGCCGGTATTAGTAATCCGAAAGACTTCCGAAATGAGGTGGTTAATTTTGTACTGCGTGCCCGCGCTAATAATGGCGGGAAAAATCCTGACTGGACCAGCTATGAGAAACTGCGCCGCGTGATTGAGAAGAAAATGTTCTCTAGCACGGAAGAGTTGCTACCAGTGATTTCATTCAGCGCCAAGTCGTCTACGGATGAGCAGCGTAAGCATGATAACTTTGTGAATCGCATGGTAGGCCGCGGTTACACCGAAAAGCAGGTTCGCTTGCTGGCCGAGTGGTATTTGCGGGTTCGTAAATCACAGTAATTAAGGGATTGTAGTAACTGATTAAACACGCATGAGGGGCTTATGCCATACATAATCGATCGACGTCTGAATAGTAAAAATAAAAATACGGTGAATCGCCAGCGGTTTCTGCAACGTTACCGCAAGCAGATTAAGAAAGCCGTATCAAAGGCAATCGGCAAACGTAGTATCACCGATATGGATCGGGGTGAAGACGTAAGTATCCCTCGTGATGATGTGAATGAGCCGGTGTTTTCACACGGCCCGGGCGGTCGGCGCGATTTTGTGCTGACCGGTAATAAGGAGTTCACTACCGGAGACCGTATTCAACGGCCTCCGCAATCTCAAGGTGGGGGCGCGGGTGAAGGCGAAGCCTCTGACTCGGGTGAGGGGGATGATGACTTTGTCTTTCAGATCTCTCAGGAAGAGTTTCTTGAGTTTATGTTTGAAGATCTGGCCTTACCGAATATGGTTAAGCGCCAACTGGCCGACAGTAGTGAGTTTAAAACCGTACGTGCTGGTTATAGTGAAGCCGGCAGTCCTAGTCAGTTAAATGTGGTGCGTTCGTTAAAGAGCGCCCATGCTCGTAAAATTGCTTTGGGTGGTAAAAATCGCCGTAAGCGCAAAGAATTACGCGCGGAGTTAGAAGCCTTTGTCGAGCCATTAAGCGATCAGGAAATTTTACGCAAGCAGGAGATCTTGGAAGAGATTGAGGTCTTATCGCGCAAGCTCAATGCCATTCCGTATATCGATGAGTTTGATCTTAAATATAACCTCACGGTGAAACTGCCTCAGCCATCACCTAAAGCCGTGATGTTTTGCCTGATGGATGTGTCTGGCTCAATGACTGAGGAAATTAAAGATACTGCTAAGCGTTTCTTTTTCTTACTGTATTTATTCTTGCAGCGCAATTACGAGAAAATTGAGCTAGTATTTATTCGCCATCACAATACGGCTTCTGAAGTGAGCGAGCATGACTTTTTCTACTCGCGTGAAACTGGTGGAACGGTGGTGTCCAGTGCGCTGGAATTAATGGATG harbors:
- a CDS encoding potassium channel protein translates to MFFFVDTLKRLRTLRVLKENKRLLLFFLGISLFFAGYMWQVEGLSLIDTYYFLITTATTVGYGDLSPKTDFGKVLVTVYMVVGIALLGLFLGKVTEWMVDVSSRRKKGLLRMKGQVDLIIAGYPSDDKVHTIITELRNDDRYREARIVCVNNQLEEAPPWMAPLQVGFVRGAASEGQVLKACGIDTAHTVLILANDPALVESDDHSASICAVVERMHPEIRTIIEKVRKDTLLFDVVNTDTVVDVASPSVLAQEVLDAGAIELQNAIFSTHTEGTQYNYHYTGEDTTWSAIALALLDHDAIPEGFKNPGDRHFKLLPKRADVINSQALIKYRGTRLLDELVI
- a CDS encoding PrkA family serine protein kinase, with the protein product MSIFDHYQSRYESLKEEEYSLQEYLDLCKSEPLTYATAAERMLKAIGEPEVIDTAKDPRLSRIFMNKIIHRYPAFEDFYGMEDSIEQIVSFFRHAAQGLEENKQVLYLLGPVGGGKSSLAEALKALMQKQPIYCIKGSPINESPLGLFGDEDAVILEEDYGIPKRYLNTIMSPWASKRLKEFGGDISQFRVVRRYPSTLNQIAISKTEPGDENNQDISSLVGKVDIRKLEDFPQHDTDAYSYSGGLSLANQGLMEFVEMFKAPIKVLHPLLTATQEGNYNGTESIGAIPFDGVILAHSNESEWQTFKNDRNNEAFIDRVSIVKVPYCLRVSEEIKIYEKLMQHSSLFEAPCAPDTLKMLAEFSILSRLKVPENSSIYSKMRIYDGETLKDVDPKAKTMQEYRDAAGMDEGMSGISTRFAFKILSKVFNFDSTEIAANPVHLMYVLERQIEREQFSEEVQDRYMGYIKEYLSPRYVIFIGKEIQTAYLESYSEYGQNLFDRYVTYADFWIQDQEFRDPETGEILDRTSLNTDLEKIEKAAGISNPKDFRNEVVNFVLRARANNGGKNPDWTSYEKLRRVIEKKMFSSTEELLPVISFSAKSSTDEQRKHDNFVNRMVGRGYTEKQVRLLAEWYLRVRKSQ
- a CDS encoding YeaH/YhbH family protein, with product MPYIIDRRLNSKNKNTVNRQRFLQRYRKQIKKAVSKAIGKRSITDMDRGEDVSIPRDDVNEPVFSHGPGGRRDFVLTGNKEFTTGDRIQRPPQSQGGGAGEGEASDSGEGDDDFVFQISQEEFLEFMFEDLALPNMVKRQLADSSEFKTVRAGYSEAGSPSQLNVVRSLKSAHARKIALGGKNRRKRKELRAELEAFVEPLSDQEILRKQEILEEIEVLSRKLNAIPYIDEFDLKYNLTVKLPQPSPKAVMFCLMDVSGSMTEEIKDTAKRFFFLLYLFLQRNYEKIELVFIRHHNTASEVSEHDFFYSRETGGTVVSSALELMDEVIQDRYSPTQWNIYAAQASDGDNWQGDTEKCVDLLNNKILPCVQHYSYIEIGKRPPQELWYSYKEIQGGVFGDRFDLKAVQDNTQIYPVFRQLFERGVK